In Nocardia asteroides, the following proteins share a genomic window:
- a CDS encoding endoglycoceramidase I, with product MALVLGMMVGGAQGAVAAEPGLTPLRAQGAALVDGYGRTVLLHGVNTVDKDAPYLQAGDGFALDDDAAALLARHGFNTVRLGVSFDALMPTKGVVDTAYLDRVETVVDTLAAHGIYTLLDNHQDGLSEIWHGNGFPEWAIRARPGEGEPNPGFPLYYLMPSMNAGWDEVWNNTYGVLDHLGTALGALAERMNGRAGVLGIELLNEPWPGTAFLTCFPNGCPDFDAKYQRALQRLTDAVRARNGAVPVFWEPNVTWNETMPSHLGKNPPITSPNIVFSPHDYCIPSQLAIYLGLPEELRAVCPVQQDKTWSNIDAFTGRTDIPTMVTEFGDGDPAVLRNTTTRADERFVGWHYWHYRGTDGDPFRGELGRELVRTYPRATAGTPEAMVFDSATGDFAYRYRPGTASAPTEIYVSDLAMPDGYDVRVTGGHVTSPAGARVVTVVADGTAPVTVRVHRPGSAGAELPADGGSGSASGFPWSTGSAG from the coding sequence GTGGCGCTGGTCCTGGGCATGATGGTCGGGGGTGCGCAGGGAGCGGTGGCGGCCGAGCCCGGGCTCACACCGCTGCGCGCGCAGGGGGCCGCGCTGGTCGACGGGTACGGGCGAACGGTGCTGCTGCACGGGGTGAACACCGTCGACAAGGACGCGCCGTACCTGCAGGCCGGTGACGGTTTCGCGCTCGACGACGACGCGGCGGCACTGCTCGCCCGGCACGGATTCAACACCGTGCGGCTCGGGGTGTCCTTCGACGCCCTGATGCCGACCAAGGGCGTCGTCGACACGGCCTACCTCGATCGCGTGGAGACGGTGGTGGATACCCTTGCCGCGCACGGGATCTACACCCTGCTCGACAATCACCAGGACGGATTGTCCGAGATCTGGCACGGCAACGGGTTTCCCGAATGGGCCATCCGGGCCAGGCCGGGTGAGGGTGAGCCGAATCCCGGCTTCCCGCTGTACTACCTGATGCCGAGCATGAACGCCGGGTGGGACGAGGTCTGGAACAACACCTACGGCGTCCTCGACCATCTCGGCACGGCGCTGGGCGCGCTCGCCGAGCGGATGAACGGGCGCGCGGGCGTGCTCGGCATCGAACTGCTCAACGAACCCTGGCCCGGCACAGCGTTTCTCACCTGCTTCCCGAACGGCTGTCCCGACTTCGACGCCAAGTACCAGCGCGCCCTGCAGCGGCTGACCGACGCGGTGCGGGCCCGCAACGGCGCGGTGCCGGTGTTCTGGGAGCCGAATGTCACCTGGAACGAGACCATGCCGAGTCACCTCGGCAAGAATCCGCCGATCACCAGCCCGAACATCGTGTTCTCCCCACACGACTACTGCATCCCCAGCCAGCTGGCCATCTACCTCGGCCTGCCCGAGGAACTGCGCGCGGTGTGCCCGGTGCAGCAGGACAAGACCTGGTCGAACATCGACGCGTTCACCGGCCGCACCGACATCCCCACGATGGTCACCGAATTCGGCGACGGCGACCCGGCGGTGCTGCGCAACACCACCACCCGCGCCGACGAACGCTTCGTCGGCTGGCACTACTGGCACTACCGCGGCACCGACGGCGATCCGTTCCGGGGTGAGCTCGGCCGCGAACTGGTCCGCACGTACCCGCGCGCCACCGCGGGTACCCCGGAGGCGATGGTGTTCGACTCGGCGACAGGCGATTTCGCCTACCGCTACCGCCCCGGCACGGCGTCGGCGCCCACCGAGATCTACGTGTCCGACCTGGCCATGCCCGACGGCTACGACGTGCGGGTCACCGGCGGTCACGTCACCTCGCCCGCCGGGGCCAGGGTGGTCACCGTGGTGGCCGACGGCACCGCGCCGGTCACCGTCCGCGTCCACCGGCCCGGATCCGCCGGCGCCGAGCTGCCCGCCGACGGTGGCAGCGGCTCCGCCTCGGGATTCCCCTGGTCCACCGGATCAGCGGGCTGA
- a CDS encoding RDD family protein: MSTTTPTRRSERTGGYERDADGRLTFVRADGALPQRPRDEFPLTGRTSDDGETGVIPAFLIDMALHAAIGVTAWYVATGTTAVLYGIAAWLGASFLHRTVVQRYTRTTIGKCSFGLRLRHADGTYPSLWQLIRQWFRGGWCCFDIFGSIG, translated from the coding sequence ATGAGCACGACGACACCCACCCGGCGCTCCGAGCGGACCGGCGGCTACGAGCGCGACGCCGACGGTCGACTGACCTTCGTCCGTGCCGACGGCGCGCTTCCGCAGCGCCCCCGGGACGAATTCCCGCTCACCGGACGCACTTCCGACGACGGCGAGACCGGGGTGATCCCCGCCTTCCTCATCGACATGGCGCTGCACGCCGCGATCGGCGTCACCGCCTGGTACGTCGCCACCGGCACCACCGCCGTCCTCTACGGCATCGCCGCCTGGCTCGGCGCGTCTTTCCTGCACCGCACCGTGGTCCAGCGGTACACCCGCACGACGATCGGCAAGTGTTCGTTCGGCCTGCGCCTGCGCCACGCCGACGGCACCTACCCGTCCCTGTGGCAACTGATCCGCCAGTGGTTCCGCGGCGGCTGGTGCTGCTTCGACATCTTCGGCAGCATCGGATGA
- the nrdE gene encoding class 1b ribonucleoside-diphosphate reductase subunit alpha has product MLNLYGADGKIQFDKDREAAHQYFLQHVNQNTVFFHNLDEKLDYLVKENYYETEVLEQYSREYIKGLFQQAYAKKFRFPTFLGAFKYYTSYTLKTFDGKRYLERFEDRVVMVALTLAAGDEVLASKLVDEIIDGRFQPATPTFLNSGKKQRGEPVSCFLLRIEDNMESIGRSINSALQLSKRGGGVALLLSNIREHGAPIKKIENQSSGVIPIMKLLEDSFSYANQLGARQGAGAVYLHAHHPDIYRFLDTKRENADEKIRIKTLSLGVVIPDITFELAKKNEDMYLFSPYDVERIYGKPFADVDVTEKYYEMVDDKRIRKSKIKAREFFQTIAELQFESGYPYIMFEDTVNRANPIKGKITHSNLCSEILQVSTPSEFNDDLSYSKVGKDISCNLGSLNIAKAMDSPDFGQTIETSIRALTAVSDQTHIYSVPSIEQGNNESHAIGLGQMNLHGYLARERVHYGSEEGVDFTNIYFYTVVYHAIRASNLIAKERGSAFGGFAESKYASGEYFDKYTDQAWEPKTDKVAQLFADAGVHIPTQDDWRELKASVQEFGIYNQNLQAVPPTGSISYINHSTSSIHPVASKIEIRKEGKIGRVYYPAPYLTNDNLEYYEDAYEIGYEKIIDTYAAATQHVDQGLSLTLFFKDTATTRDINKAQIYAWRKGIKTLYYIRLRQMALQGTEIENCVSCML; this is encoded by the coding sequence AGGGCCTGTTCCAGCAGGCCTACGCCAAGAAGTTCCGGTTCCCCACCTTCCTCGGCGCGTTCAAGTACTACACCTCGTACACGCTGAAGACCTTCGACGGCAAGCGCTACCTGGAGCGGTTCGAGGACCGTGTGGTCATGGTCGCGCTGACGCTGGCCGCCGGCGACGAGGTGCTGGCGAGCAAGCTGGTCGACGAGATCATCGACGGCCGTTTCCAGCCCGCCACCCCCACCTTCCTCAACTCCGGCAAGAAGCAGCGCGGCGAGCCCGTGTCCTGCTTCCTGCTGCGCATCGAGGACAACATGGAGTCCATCGGGCGCTCCATCAACTCCGCGCTGCAGCTGTCCAAGCGCGGCGGCGGTGTCGCCCTGCTGCTGAGCAACATCCGTGAGCACGGCGCCCCGATCAAGAAGATCGAGAACCAGAGCTCGGGTGTCATCCCGATCATGAAGCTGCTCGAGGACTCGTTCTCCTACGCCAACCAGCTCGGCGCGCGCCAGGGCGCGGGCGCGGTGTACCTGCACGCGCACCACCCCGACATCTACCGCTTCCTCGACACCAAGCGCGAGAACGCGGACGAGAAGATCCGCATCAAGACGCTCTCGCTGGGCGTGGTGATCCCCGACATCACCTTCGAGCTGGCGAAGAAGAACGAGGACATGTACCTGTTCTCGCCCTACGACGTGGAGCGCATCTACGGCAAGCCGTTCGCCGATGTCGACGTCACCGAGAAGTACTACGAGATGGTCGACGACAAGCGCATCCGCAAGTCGAAGATCAAGGCGCGCGAGTTCTTCCAGACCATCGCCGAGCTGCAGTTCGAGTCGGGCTACCCGTACATCATGTTCGAGGACACGGTGAACCGGGCCAACCCGATCAAGGGCAAGATCACCCACTCGAACCTGTGCTCGGAGATCCTGCAGGTCTCCACCCCGTCGGAGTTCAACGACGACCTCTCGTACTCGAAGGTCGGCAAGGACATCTCCTGCAACCTGGGTTCGCTCAACATCGCCAAGGCGATGGACTCGCCCGACTTCGGGCAGACCATCGAGACCTCGATCCGCGCGCTGACCGCCGTCTCGGACCAGACCCACATCTACTCGGTGCCCTCGATCGAGCAGGGCAACAACGAGTCCCACGCCATCGGCCTCGGGCAGATGAACCTGCACGGCTACCTGGCGCGCGAGCGGGTCCACTACGGCTCCGAAGAGGGCGTCGACTTCACCAACATCTACTTCTACACCGTGGTCTACCACGCGATCCGGGCCTCGAACCTGATCGCCAAGGAGCGCGGCAGCGCCTTCGGAGGTTTCGCGGAGTCCAAGTACGCCAGTGGTGAGTACTTCGACAAGTACACCGACCAGGCGTGGGAACCCAAGACCGACAAGGTCGCCCAGCTGTTCGCCGACGCCGGCGTGCACATCCCGACCCAGGACGACTGGCGCGAACTCAAGGCCTCGGTCCAGGAGTTCGGCATCTACAACCAGAACCTGCAGGCCGTCCCGCCGACCGGCTCGATCTCCTACATCAACCACTCCACCAGCTCGATCCACCCGGTGGCGTCGAAGATCGAGATCCGCAAGGAAGGCAAGATCGGCCGCGTCTACTACCCGGCCCCGTATCTCACCAACGACAACCTCGAGTACTACGAGGACGCCTACGAGATCGGCTACGAGAAGATCATCGACACCTACGCCGCGGCCACCCAGCACGTGGACCAGGGCCTGTCGCTGACCCTGTTCTTCAAGGACACCGCCACCACCCGCGACATCAACAAGGCGCAAATCTACGCGTGGCGCAAGGGAATCAAGACGCTCTATTACATCCGCCTGCGCCAAATGGCCTTGCAGGGGACCGAAATCGAGAATTGCGTCAGCTGCATGCTATGA